Proteins from a genomic interval of Chroococcidiopsis thermalis PCC 7203:
- a CDS encoding chemotaxis protein CheW has translation METKPYLIFSLHNLRYGIDATLVQEIFLLPELNPIIEAPTDIVGILNLRSQLIPIMHLGLRLGYKMQNCHLSDSVIVLQWQDLQIGIIVNSVYEVKNISPEVIETNISYGRVKESTARFIHSIAKLDADIIVLLDPEQLICSASVEDILPVLNRHSDEIETFGDRPQLKEKEIHSNDRESTHKYSFYDLYYPQVTPQETAIFRERAENLRRQAESSDFTGLIPLAVFGLNDEYFGLDLDVVREFTKICHVTQIPCCPNHIVGNVNLRGEIVTLVDIRQALNLALDRDRTTSKAIVISFNETIAGIPVDEVFDVMYLRPSDLTPVPVAVHSANDEYLRGNAPYLEKMLTVLDLPQLLSKNSLVVDEEI, from the coding sequence ATGGAAACTAAACCTTATCTGATTTTCAGCTTGCATAACTTGCGATATGGAATTGATGCAACTCTCGTACAAGAAATTTTTCTGCTGCCAGAGTTGAATCCTATCATTGAAGCACCGACAGATATTGTAGGCATTCTCAATTTACGTTCTCAACTCATACCCATAATGCATCTCGGTCTGCGTTTAGGATACAAAATGCAGAATTGTCACCTTAGCGATAGCGTTATCGTTCTACAGTGGCAAGATTTACAGATTGGTATTATTGTTAATTCCGTTTATGAAGTCAAAAATATTAGTCCTGAAGTTATAGAAACAAATATTTCATACGGGCGAGTCAAAGAGTCTACAGCTCGATTTATTCATAGTATTGCCAAGCTAGATGCAGATATCATCGTGTTGCTAGATCCAGAGCAACTCATCTGCTCTGCTTCAGTTGAAGATATTTTACCAGTATTAAACAGACATTCAGATGAGATAGAAACTTTTGGCGATCGCCCTCAATTAAAAGAGAAAGAAATACATTCAAACGATCGGGAAAGCACCCATAAATATAGTTTTTACGATTTATATTATCCACAAGTTACCCCACAAGAAACAGCAATTTTTCGCGAACGGGCTGAGAACTTGAGACGGCAAGCCGAGAGTTCTGATTTTACAGGACTCATACCATTAGCAGTTTTCGGTCTTAACGATGAATATTTTGGACTAGATTTAGATGTCGTGCGGGAATTCACCAAAATTTGTCATGTGACTCAGATTCCATGCTGCCCAAATCATATTGTTGGCAACGTGAATTTACGTGGAGAAATTGTCACTTTAGTAGATATTCGTCAGGCTTTAAACTTAGCGCTCGATCGCGATCGAACTACCTCAAAAGCCATTGTCATTAGTTTTAACGAGACGATCGCTGGAATACCTGTAGATGAAGTTTTTGATGTCATGTATCTACGTCCGTCAGATCTGACACCAGTACCAGTAGCAGTACATTCCGCTAACGATGAATATCTTAGAGGTAATGCCCCTTATTTAGAAAAAATGCTCACCGTACTTGACTTACCTCAGCTTTTGTCCAAAAACAGCTTAGTTGTAGACGAAGAAATTTGA
- a CDS encoding hybrid sensor histidine kinase/response regulator, with product MIDDPELRDIYKTACAERMQKLEECLMHLEKHPGDREQLEDFLREIHTLKGDSRMLGVQGVETLTHQIEEVLVGVKRGESNLTAELCDRLYQGLDAMRQFVQEAVTGVAPSVNLFYVLARLMGAQSSPASEDEELLPADTPIFTEPVATADIPLFESDLFPEPPVTALEDDLFSEPSVTTPSEAIAASFDLLDDDFFLPEPPVLPKILPTPASLPVKQPEPLPIPEAKAKPQPAPTAEASETAQTSNHQIDTIRVEPQKLDTLMTQAGELTVTKLRIAQRMGEIEEILTLWEEWSRDAFVHRSVFDKIERGLQANNIKQLQNFQHRSEQRLERLGSLINHLKSTAYEDTARLDIVTGELESGIKTLRLLPLSNMFALFPRLVRDLAKQQGKEINLVIEGGDTKADKRILEEMKDPLLHLLRNAVDHGIETPQERENSGKPRTATIHLRGYQTASSIGIEVTDDGRGLNIDSIKRTAVRRGLHREEELEAMTTAQIQSLIFAPGFSTRTTVTEISGRGVGLDVVRANVERMKGTIQIESLPGMGCEFRIKLDTTLATTQVLIVEVNRMSYALPVEFVQTNLLVSRQEIFALEGSQTIAIEGQPISVAWLDDLLELPAIAPSLKSAAKMLPCVVLQVGGDRLGLLVDALLDRQDIVLKPQSKLLKRVRNVTGATILGTGEVCMVLNPQDLLKSVQKKPVAIHTSEFQQVQIKQKLLLVEDSIIIRTQVKRLLEGAGYDVTAAVDGADGFNKLRTGSFDAVISDVQMPNLDGLGLAVKIRQHKEYQELPIILVTTLASDEDKRRGAEAGANAYLTKGTFDQKLLLDTLNRLI from the coding sequence ATGATAGACGATCCCGAACTCAGAGATATATATAAAACAGCTTGTGCCGAACGGATGCAGAAATTGGAAGAGTGCTTAATGCACTTAGAAAAACATCCAGGCGATCGCGAACAACTCGAAGACTTTTTGCGCGAGATTCACACCCTCAAAGGAGACTCTCGAATGCTGGGAGTACAGGGTGTTGAAACCCTGACACATCAAATTGAAGAAGTACTAGTTGGAGTCAAGCGGGGTGAGAGCAACTTAACCGCAGAATTGTGCGATCGCCTTTATCAGGGACTCGATGCCATGCGTCAGTTCGTCCAGGAGGCGGTTACGGGTGTTGCCCCAAGCGTCAATCTTTTTTACGTCCTCGCCCGATTAATGGGGGCGCAGTCCAGTCCTGCAAGTGAAGATGAAGAACTATTACCTGCTGATACTCCAATATTTACCGAACCCGTAGCCACCGCAGACATCCCGCTATTTGAGAGCGATCTATTTCCCGAACCGCCCGTTACTGCTTTAGAAGACGATCTATTCTCCGAACCATCCGTCACTACTCCATCTGAAGCGATCGCTGCATCATTTGACCTACTCGACGACGATTTCTTCTTACCCGAACCTCCTGTATTACCGAAGATTCTTCCTACACCTGCATCACTGCCAGTTAAACAGCCTGAACCCTTACCCATCCCCGAAGCTAAAGCCAAGCCGCAGCCAGCTCCAACAGCCGAAGCAAGCGAGACAGCCCAAACCAGTAATCATCAAATTGATACGATTCGAGTCGAACCGCAAAAGCTCGATACATTGATGACTCAAGCGGGTGAGTTAACAGTGACTAAACTACGAATTGCTCAACGCATGGGTGAAATTGAAGAAATTCTCACCCTCTGGGAAGAGTGGAGCCGGGATGCTTTTGTCCATCGCTCGGTGTTTGACAAGATAGAGCGTGGCTTACAAGCCAACAACATCAAGCAATTGCAGAACTTTCAACATCGGTCGGAGCAACGGTTAGAACGCCTCGGCTCTCTGATTAACCATCTGAAAAGCACAGCTTACGAAGACACCGCTCGGTTAGATATTGTCACTGGAGAATTAGAATCAGGTATCAAGACTTTACGCCTTTTACCTCTATCGAATATGTTTGCGCTTTTTCCCCGTCTCGTCAGAGATTTAGCCAAGCAGCAAGGCAAGGAAATTAATCTAGTCATTGAAGGCGGAGATACCAAGGCAGACAAACGAATTCTAGAGGAAATGAAAGACCCATTGCTGCACCTATTACGCAATGCAGTCGATCACGGTATTGAGACACCTCAAGAACGGGAAAACTCGGGTAAACCACGCACGGCAACTATTCACTTGCGAGGGTATCAAACTGCTAGCAGTATTGGGATTGAAGTTACAGACGATGGGCGCGGTTTGAATATCGATAGCATTAAACGCACTGCTGTGCGACGGGGACTCCACCGCGAAGAAGAATTGGAAGCCATGACGACAGCTCAAATTCAATCGCTGATTTTTGCCCCTGGTTTCTCGACTCGAACGACAGTGACAGAAATTTCTGGTCGCGGGGTTGGTTTAGATGTGGTGCGGGCAAATGTCGAAAGAATGAAGGGGACGATCCAAATCGAATCTTTGCCTGGGATGGGCTGTGAGTTTCGGATCAAATTAGATACGACGTTAGCCACCACTCAAGTTTTGATTGTGGAAGTTAATCGCATGTCCTACGCACTGCCAGTGGAGTTCGTACAGACAAACTTACTCGTGTCTCGGCAAGAGATCTTTGCTTTGGAAGGCAGTCAAACGATCGCCATTGAAGGTCAACCAATCTCTGTGGCTTGGCTGGACGATCTACTGGAATTGCCCGCGATCGCCCCTAGTCTCAAATCTGCTGCCAAAATGCTACCTTGTGTCGTGCTGCAAGTCGGCGGCGATCGCCTCGGGTTGTTAGTAGACGCTTTACTCGATCGGCAAGATATCGTTTTAAAGCCGCAAAGTAAGTTACTCAAGCGTGTTCGGAACGTAACTGGTGCTACTATCCTCGGCACGGGTGAAGTTTGCATGGTTCTCAATCCTCAAGATTTACTCAAGTCCGTACAGAAGAAGCCTGTCGCCATACATACCAGCGAATTCCAGCAGGTACAAATCAAGCAAAAGCTGCTGTTAGTAGAAGACTCAATTATTATCCGCACTCAGGTCAAGCGCTTGCTAGAGGGTGCTGGTTATGACGTGACTGCTGCTGTGGATGGGGCGGATGGATTCAACAAGTTGAGGACAGGTAGTTTTGATGCTGTGATCTCAGACGTGCAAATGCCAAATTTAGATGGTTTGGGGCTAGCGGTAAAAATTCGCCAACACAAAGAATATCAAGAGTTACCAATTATTCTCGTCACAACTCTTGCCTCTGATGAAGATAAACGTCGAGGTGCTGAAGCAGGAGCAAATGCTTATTTAACTAAAGGTACGTTCGATCAAAAATTACTGCTCGATACATTGAATAGATTGATTTGA
- a CDS encoding methyl-accepting chemotaxis protein → MKFSLTTKAIAFSIALGTLPAMAIGVSNYISASNNYRQNAIQSQESLTFSLADKVGRFMFERTGDIRVISRLPILNNPEATKDITQQQRQNVLDGFMRIYGVYDSIAVMDLSGKVILRTTGETSTNLADRDYFKEVMRTKQPAIVQPRKTSTGEVAIHLAAPIINANTGKMIGVVRTRMPIKSLDSILNEKIFNASQQAQQAGSSSKEYHLVSSDDKFFAAREAEQVGHDAKADFASFIKMHAEKKIATAIDIDRFDKTEQLVSYAPVPNMEGMPELDWSVILAEDTKSVFAGQQQLITNLLLGTGITLLVAGGLAVLFASRTAKMIQQIANAVASSSTEIGATVEQQERTTTEQASSVNQTTVTVEELGAASRQSAEQAEASAAGARQALELADNGSKAVHQTMAEMSTVRDKVGAIAEQIMRLSEQTTQIGSISDLVADVANQTNMLALNAAVEAARAGEHGKGFGVVAGEIRKLADQSKKSAEKINALVNDIQASINGTVMATDEGTKSVDYGLRLAQGTVESFTGVADAVNHVFLNSQQISLSAKQQAVSVQQVVSAMNEINLGAKDTAAGINQVRVSTQQLNQVAQQLQAIV, encoded by the coding sequence ATGAAGTTCTCATTAACAACTAAAGCAATTGCTTTTTCTATCGCCCTTGGTACACTGCCAGCTATGGCAATCGGGGTGAGTAATTATATTTCTGCTAGTAACAACTATCGCCAAAATGCAATTCAATCACAAGAATCTCTCACCTTTTCTTTGGCAGATAAGGTTGGACGTTTTATGTTCGAGCGCACTGGTGATATTCGAGTCATCTCTAGACTGCCAATTTTGAATAATCCTGAAGCCACAAAAGACATTACTCAGCAGCAAAGGCAAAACGTGCTAGATGGATTTATGAGAATTTATGGCGTTTACGACAGTATTGCTGTCATGGATCTATCTGGAAAAGTAATTTTGCGCACGACTGGAGAAACATCAACAAATCTGGCAGACCGAGACTATTTCAAGGAGGTGATGAGAACTAAACAGCCAGCCATTGTACAACCTAGAAAAACATCAACTGGTGAAGTTGCCATTCACTTAGCTGCACCAATAATTAATGCTAATACGGGCAAAATGATAGGCGTAGTTCGCACCCGTATGCCTATAAAAAGCTTAGATAGCATTTTGAATGAAAAAATATTCAATGCATCACAGCAGGCGCAACAAGCCGGATCGAGTAGCAAAGAATATCATCTCGTGAGTTCTGATGATAAGTTCTTTGCAGCGCGGGAAGCAGAACAAGTGGGTCACGATGCTAAAGCAGACTTTGCTAGCTTTATCAAAATGCACGCCGAGAAAAAAATAGCTACAGCGATCGATATCGATCGCTTTGACAAAACAGAACAATTAGTTTCCTATGCGCCAGTACCAAACATGGAAGGAATGCCAGAACTTGACTGGAGCGTAATCTTAGCAGAAGATACAAAATCTGTATTTGCTGGGCAGCAGCAACTCATCACCAACCTACTACTAGGAACTGGGATTACTTTATTGGTTGCTGGTGGGTTGGCAGTTCTATTCGCCAGCCGTACAGCTAAAATGATTCAACAAATTGCCAATGCTGTCGCTTCCTCTTCTACCGAAATTGGGGCAACAGTCGAACAACAAGAACGCACTACCACCGAACAAGCAAGTTCTGTCAATCAAACCACTGTCACCGTAGAAGAACTAGGTGCGGCTTCTCGCCAATCTGCCGAACAAGCCGAAGCCTCTGCTGCTGGGGCGCGTCAAGCCCTAGAACTCGCCGATAACGGTAGCAAAGCCGTACATCAAACGATGGCAGAAATGTCTACCGTCCGCGATAAAGTTGGGGCGATCGCCGAGCAAATTATGCGATTATCAGAACAAACGACTCAAATCGGTAGTATTTCCGATTTAGTTGCAGATGTTGCCAACCAAACCAATATGTTAGCCCTCAATGCAGCAGTAGAAGCAGCACGGGCAGGCGAACACGGTAAGGGATTTGGTGTCGTTGCAGGTGAAATTCGCAAACTTGCCGACCAAAGTAAGAAATCTGCCGAGAAGATTAATGCATTAGTTAACGACATTCAAGCTTCAATTAACGGCACTGTAATGGCGACGGACGAAGGCACGAAATCAGTCGATTATGGACTGCGCTTAGCCCAAGGAACTGTAGAGTCCTTCACTGGAGTCGCAGATGCCGTTAACCACGTCTTCCTCAACAGCCAACAGATTTCCCTCAGCGCCAAGCAGCAAGCGGTTTCCGTGCAGCAAGTCGTCTCAGCAATGAACGAAATCAACCTCGGTGCAAAAGATACGGCAGCTGGCATCAACCAAGTCCGCGTTTCAACTCAGCAACTCAATCAAGTTGCCCAACAATTACAGGCAATTGTATAG